Proteins from a genomic interval of Gossypium hirsutum isolate 1008001.06 chromosome A09, Gossypium_hirsutum_v2.1, whole genome shotgun sequence:
- the LOC107888641 gene encoding 2-methylene-furan-3-one reductase, with translation MDNTASSIPSKMKAWVYSEHGKPVDVLKLDSNYDVPQLKEDQVLIKVVAAALNPVDFKRMLGMFVHSDSPLPSVPGYDVAGVVLKVGSQVRTLKEGDEVYGNINEKGLDRPKRSGTLAEYTVAEENLLALKPKNLGFIEAAAIPLAIGTAYEGLQKTALSPGKSILVLGGAGGVGTMVIQLAKHVFGASKVAATSSSAKLELLKSLGADLAIDYTKDNFEDLPEKFDVIYDAIGQSERAVKAIKEGGKVVTIEPVGELAEPAFRFILTSSGAMLETLNAFLENGKVKPVIDPRGTFAFSQTPQAFSYLETGRVTGKLVIHPIP, from the exons ATGGACAATACTGCTTCTTCAATCCCCTCAAAAATGAAAGCTTGGGTATATTCTGAACATGGGAAACCTGTTGATGTTCTGAAACTGGACTCAAATTATGATGTGCCCCAACTGAAAGAAGATCAAGTTCTGATCAAAGTTGTAGCTGCAGCCCTTAATCCAGTTGATTTCAAGAGGATGCTTGGCATGTTCGTCCACTCTGATTCTCCCCTACCG AGTGTGCCTGGATATGATGTTGCTGGTGTGGTACTAAAAGTGGGTAGCCAAGTAAGAACATTGAAAGAAGGGGATGAAGTGTATGGGAACATTAATGAGAAAGGCTTGGATCGTCCAAAAAGGAGTGGCACTTTGGCTGAATATACTGTTGCCGAAGAGAATCTATTGGCTCTCAAACCAAAAAATCTGGGTTTCATTGAAGCTGCTGCCATTCCCTTAGCCATTGGAACTGCCTATGAAGGCCTTCAAAAAACTGCCTTGTCTCCTGGTAAATCCATCCTAGTTTTAGGCGGTGCTGGTGGGGTTGGCACCATGGTTATTCAG CTAGCTAAGCATGTCTTTGGAGCATCTAAAGTTGCAGCTACCTCAAGCTCAGCCAAACTGGAATTGCTAAAGAGCTTGGGTGCTGATTTAGCCATTGATTACACCAAAGACAACTTTGAAGATTTGCCAGAGAAATTTGATGTAATATATGATGCAATTG GGCAATCTGAAAGGGCAGTGAAGGCTATCAAAGAAGGTGGAAAGGTTGTAACAATAGAACCAGTTGGTGAGCTGGCTGAACCAGCATTCAGGTTCATCCTCACATCTAGTGGGGCTATGTTAGAGACATTGAACGCTTTCCTTGAGAATGGGAAAGTAAAGCCCGTCATTGATCCAAGAGGCACATTTGCTTTCTCTCAAACTCCACAAGCCTTTTCTTATCTTGAAACTGGAAGAGTTACTGGTAAACTTGTCATACATCCAATTCCATGA
- the LOC107888642 gene encoding RNA exonuclease 4, whose product MEFAESSRKKCAACFREFNKMEHLVDHMRTSYHSLHEPTCALCNKHCRSFDSLREHLIGPLPKQECKKLFKILGCEFCLSVLESPHALRLHQHRCRFSGVNYGTMSRPANKSTTGVDNGFSYHVVALACQMVDGGGNNGSMDVCARVCMVDEYENIIFHVYVKPPIPVPNYRYENSGIGGEHLRDGMPLKQVQRRIEEFLCNGEAMWKIRSPKAGKARILVGHHLHPLLQSLHLEYPSFMIRDTAAYPPLMKTNKLSNSLKYLTQTYLGYDIQAGVQDPYEDCVATMRLYLRMRNQVHQREDYPQASDPRNRNNFAPSRQSELERMSPEAMLTISRSDYYCWCLDSM is encoded by the exons ATGGAGTTTGCAGAAAGCAGTCG GAAGAAATGCGCAGCATGTTTCAGAGAGTTCAACAAAATGGAGCATTTGGTTGATCACATGAGAACTTCATATCATTCACTTCATGAACCTACCTGTGCACTTTGTAATAAACACTGCAGGTCCTTTGATTCTCTAAGGGAACATCTTATAG GTCCTTTGCCGAAACAAGAATGCAAGAAATTATTCAAAATCCTAGGATGCGAATTCTGCTTATCTGTTCTCGAAAGCCCTCACGCTCTTAGGCTTCACCAACACCGATGCCGCTTCTCCGGAGTAAATTAT GGAACAATGTCTCGACCGGCGAATAAGTCTACTACTGGTGTGGACAATGGGTTTTCGTACCATGTGGTTGCACTGGCTTGCCAAATGGTGGATGGTGGTGGGAACAATGGGTCAATGGATGTTTGTGCTAGGGTTTGCATGGTTGACGAATACGAGAATATCATCTTCCATGTTTATGTGAAACCACCTATTCCAGTTCCAAACTATAG GTATGAAAACAGTGGCATTGGAGGCGAACATTTGAGAGATGGAATGCCATTGAAACAGGTGCAAAGAAGGATAGAAGAGTTTCTTTGCAATGGAGAAGCAATGTGGAAAATTCGATCACCTAAAGCTGGAAAAGCTAGGATTCTTGTGGGTCATCATCTTCATCCTCTTCTTCAATCCCTGCATTTAGAATATCCATCATTTATGATAAG GGATACTGCAGCATATCCACCTTTaatgaaaacaaacaaacttAGCAACTCACTCAAGTACTTGACTCAAACATATTTGgg aTATGATATACAAGCTGGCGTTCAAGACCCTTATGAAGACTGTGTTGCAACAATGAGGCTTTACCTGAGGATGAGGAACCAAGTTCACCAGAGAGAAGACTATCCACAGGCTTCTGACCCTCGAAATCGGAACAACTTTGCACCATCGAGGCAAAGCGAGCTCGAGAGAATGTCCCCGGAAGCAATGCTGACTATCTCGAGGTCTGATTACTACTGTTGGTGCTTAGATTCCATGTAA